A portion of the Tenacibaculum todarodis genome contains these proteins:
- a CDS encoding DUF6588 family protein — protein sequence MKKILLLLLFSASTINMYSQDGAEGILFAASEDTNRLAEGYVNPVMNGLILSMNNGWYHTAKVHKKFGFDITIGVSGSIVPSKDEMFSLTNLNSINQPSGNLTSATIAGSENDGSTATVTFQENGITFTGTFDMPGGIKEDLPINAVPAPAIQASLGLPFQSDIMVRYVPKVGDDDVKGSLFGVGLKKEITDWFGPLGKTPLHISLLAAYSTMNVDYNITDEDPSDDIEIENGKVDFDLNSYTIQAIASLNFPVINVYGGVGYNGGSSSFVMSGKYTVSYNASLNQRTLNDPLNLDFNSSGMNATLGTRISLGFFKIFGSYTFQEYNSVNAGIAFSFR from the coding sequence ATGAAAAAAATACTTTTACTACTTTTATTTTCAGCCTCAACAATTAATATGTACTCTCAAGATGGTGCAGAAGGAATTCTTTTTGCGGCTTCAGAAGATACAAACCGTTTAGCAGAAGGATACGTAAACCCTGTTATGAACGGACTAATTTTAAGCATGAATAATGGTTGGTATCATACAGCAAAAGTTCATAAAAAATTTGGATTCGACATTACAATTGGAGTTAGCGGATCTATAGTTCCTTCAAAAGACGAAATGTTTTCATTAACAAACTTAAATTCAATCAATCAACCATCAGGAAATTTAACTTCAGCTACAATTGCTGGCTCAGAAAATGACGGAAGCACCGCTACAGTTACGTTTCAAGAAAACGGAATTACATTTACCGGGACTTTTGATATGCCTGGCGGAATAAAAGAAGATTTACCAATTAACGCTGTTCCTGCTCCGGCAATACAAGCAAGTTTAGGACTTCCATTTCAATCTGATATTATGGTGCGCTATGTTCCTAAAGTTGGAGATGATGACGTAAAGGGAAGTTTATTTGGTGTTGGACTGAAAAAAGAAATAACAGACTGGTTTGGACCATTAGGAAAAACACCACTGCACATTTCTTTATTAGCAGCTTATTCTACCATGAATGTTGACTATAATATTACAGACGAAGATCCTTCTGATGATATTGAAATTGAAAACGGTAAAGTAGATTTTGATTTAAATTCTTATACAATTCAAGCTATTGCTTCTTTAAATTTTCCTGTCATTAATGTTTATGGAGGTGTGGGTTATAATGGCGGTTCTTCTTCTTTTGTAATGTCTGGAAAATATACTGTTTCTTATAACGCTTCTTTAAATCAAAGAACACTAAACGATCCATTAAATTTAGACTTCAACTCAAGCGGAATGAATGCAACACTTGGAACACGAATAAGTTTAGGGTTTTTCAAAATATTTGGAAGTTATACCTTTCAAGAATATAACTCAGTAAATGCAGGTATTGCATTTAGTTTTAGATAA
- the gyrB gene encoding DNA topoisomerase (ATP-hydrolyzing) subunit B: MSEEKKHNYDASSIQALEGMEHVRMRPSMYIGDVGVRGLHHLVYEVVDNSIDEAMGGYCDTIEVTINEDNSITTKDNGRGIPVGIHKKEGVSALQVVMTKIGAGGKFDKDSYKVSGGLHGVGVSCVNALSEHLTATVHKEGKVWQQEYSKGKTLYPVKTIGETDFTGTIVTFLPDTSIFQQSTEYNYETLATRMRELAYLNKGITITLTDKRNTDDEGNFVSETFHSKEGLPEFIKYLDSTREQLTATVISMEGEKNGIPVEVAMVYNTSYSENLHSYVNNINTHEGGTHLSGFRRGLTHTLKKYADESGLLKNVKFEIAGDDFREGLTAIVSVKVAEPQFEGQTKTKLGNREVSSAVSQAVSEMLTDYLEENPNDAKTIVQKVILAATARHAARKAREMVQRKTVMSIGGLPGKLSDCSETDPEQCEIFLVEGDSAGGTAKQGRDRNFQAILPLRGKILNVEKAMQHKVFENEEIKNMFTALGVSIGTEEDPRALNLSKIRYHKVVIMCDADVDGSHIATLILTFFFRYMREMVEQGYIYIATPPLYLVKKGQKREYAWDDNQRDLIAQKMGGSVNIQRYKGLGEMNAEQLWDTTMNPEFRTLRQVVIDNATEADRVFSMLMGDEVPPRRDFIERNAKYANIDA; the protein is encoded by the coding sequence TTATTGTGACACAATTGAAGTTACAATTAACGAAGACAACTCTATTACAACCAAAGATAACGGTCGTGGAATTCCTGTTGGAATTCACAAAAAAGAAGGCGTTTCTGCATTACAAGTTGTAATGACAAAAATTGGTGCTGGTGGTAAATTTGATAAAGATTCTTATAAAGTTTCTGGTGGTTTACACGGTGTTGGTGTTTCTTGTGTGAATGCATTATCTGAACACTTAACCGCAACAGTACATAAAGAAGGAAAAGTTTGGCAACAAGAATATTCTAAAGGAAAAACATTATATCCAGTTAAAACAATTGGAGAAACCGATTTTACTGGAACAATTGTTACTTTCTTACCAGACACTTCTATTTTTCAGCAATCTACAGAATACAATTATGAAACGCTAGCAACACGTATGCGTGAATTAGCGTATTTAAATAAAGGTATCACAATCACTTTAACAGATAAAAGAAATACAGACGATGAAGGAAACTTTGTTTCTGAAACGTTTCACTCTAAAGAAGGATTACCAGAATTTATCAAATATTTAGATTCTACTCGCGAGCAATTAACGGCTACAGTAATTTCTATGGAAGGCGAGAAAAACGGAATTCCTGTTGAAGTTGCTATGGTTTATAATACGTCGTATTCAGAGAATTTACACTCGTATGTAAACAACATTAATACGCACGAAGGCGGAACGCATTTATCTGGTTTTAGACGTGGATTAACGCACACTTTAAAAAAGTATGCAGATGAATCTGGTTTATTAAAAAATGTAAAGTTCGAAATTGCTGGAGATGATTTCCGTGAAGGATTAACAGCCATTGTTTCTGTAAAAGTTGCAGAACCACAATTTGAGGGGCAAACAAAAACCAAATTAGGAAACAGAGAAGTATCTTCTGCAGTTTCTCAAGCAGTTTCAGAAATGCTAACTGATTACTTAGAGGAAAACCCTAATGATGCAAAAACTATTGTTCAGAAAGTAATTTTAGCAGCAACCGCAAGACATGCAGCACGTAAAGCCAGAGAAATGGTACAACGTAAAACTGTAATGTCTATTGGAGGTTTACCTGGTAAATTATCTGACTGTTCTGAAACTGATCCAGAACAATGTGAAATTTTCTTAGTTGAGGGAGATTCGGCAGGTGGAACAGCAAAACAAGGTCGTGACAGAAACTTTCAAGCAATTCTTCCACTTCGTGGGAAAATTTTAAATGTTGAAAAAGCAATGCAACATAAGGTTTTTGAAAACGAAGAAATCAAAAACATGTTTACTGCTTTAGGAGTTTCTATAGGAACAGAGGAAGATCCAAGAGCATTAAACTTATCAAAAATAAGATACCATAAAGTAGTTATTATGTGTGATGCCGATGTAGATGGATCGCATATTGCCACCTTAATATTAACATTCTTCTTTAGATATATGCGTGAAATGGTTGAGCAAGGTTATATTTATATTGCTACTCCTCCATTATATTTAGTAAAAAAAGGACAAAAAAGAGAATACGCTTGGGATGACAATCAACGTGATTTAATTGCTCAAAAAATGGGTGGTTCAGTAAATATTCAGCGTTATAAAGGTCTTGGTGAGATGAACGCAGAACAACTTTGGGACACTACAATGAATCCTGAATTTAGAACACTACGTCAAGTTGTTATAGACAACGCTACTGAGGCAGATAGAGTTTTCTCTATGTTAATGGGAGACGAAGTTCCACCACGTAGAGATTTTATCGAAAGAAATGCTAAATATGCAAATATTGATGCTTAA
- a CDS encoding formate--tetrahydrofolate ligase, with protein sequence MSFKSDIEIAQEKQLLHIKEIAKKLAIKEDDLEMYGKYKAKLPLDLIDENKIKHNNLVLVTALTPTPAGEGKTTVSIGLTEGLNKIDKQATVVLREPSLGPVFGIKGGAAGGGFSQVVPMEDINLHFTGDFNAIEKANNLLSALIDNNLQSKENNLNIDPRTILWKRVIDMNDRALRDITIGLGGTANGIPRQDGFNITPASEVMAILCMTTDFENLKKRLGDIFIGFTFDKKPIFARDLKAENAMAILLKDAIKPNLVQTLEENPAIIHGGPFANIAQGTNTLIATKMGLSLSNYVVTEAGFGADLGAEKFLNIKSAFGGLNPKCVVLVATIRALRHHGGAKKEAYNTPSLEKVKTGFSNLEKHIENIRKFNIEPVVAINSFISDSDEEVNFVIEKCASLGVQAVLSKGWANGGEGTKNLATAVVDVVENKATQFKPLYNWESPVKDKIETIAKEIYGATSVEYDNRAKLNLRRIDRLGFNNFAICMAKTQKSFSDNAALIGRPENFVVTVREIEIAAGAQFIIPILGKMMRMPGLPSKPASEGMTIDNNGVISGLS encoded by the coding sequence ATGAGTTTTAAATCGGATATAGAAATTGCACAAGAAAAGCAATTATTACATATAAAAGAGATTGCAAAAAAACTTGCTATTAAGGAAGATGATTTAGAGATGTACGGAAAATACAAAGCTAAATTACCTTTAGATTTAATAGACGAAAATAAAATAAAGCACAACAACCTAGTTTTAGTTACTGCATTAACACCAACGCCTGCTGGCGAAGGAAAAACAACAGTTTCCATTGGCTTAACCGAAGGTTTAAATAAAATTGACAAACAAGCAACCGTAGTTTTAAGAGAGCCTTCTTTAGGACCAGTTTTCGGAATAAAAGGTGGAGCTGCAGGTGGTGGATTCTCACAAGTTGTGCCAATGGAAGACATAAATCTTCATTTTACGGGTGATTTTAACGCTATTGAAAAAGCTAATAATTTATTGTCTGCATTAATTGATAATAATTTACAAAGCAAAGAAAATAACTTAAACATAGATCCAAGAACTATTCTTTGGAAACGTGTTATCGATATGAATGATAGAGCATTGCGCGATATTACCATAGGTTTAGGAGGAACAGCAAACGGAATTCCAAGACAAGACGGATTCAATATCACACCAGCTTCGGAAGTAATGGCAATTCTTTGTATGACAACCGATTTTGAAAACCTTAAAAAACGTTTAGGTGATATCTTTATTGGATTTACGTTTGATAAAAAGCCAATCTTTGCGCGCGATTTAAAAGCTGAAAACGCCATGGCAATTCTGTTAAAAGATGCTATAAAACCAAATTTAGTACAGACTTTAGAAGAAAATCCTGCCATTATTCATGGAGGACCGTTTGCAAATATTGCACAAGGAACAAATACCTTAATTGCAACCAAAATGGGACTTTCATTATCTAATTATGTAGTAACTGAAGCTGGCTTTGGAGCCGATCTAGGCGCAGAAAAATTCTTAAATATTAAATCTGCTTTTGGCGGTTTAAACCCTAAGTGTGTAGTTTTGGTCGCAACCATTAGAGCATTAAGACATCATGGTGGAGCTAAAAAAGAAGCATACAATACACCAAGTTTAGAAAAAGTTAAAACCGGATTTTCAAATTTAGAAAAACATATAGAAAATATTAGAAAATTTAATATTGAGCCAGTTGTGGCAATCAATTCTTTTATTTCAGATTCTGATGAAGAAGTGAATTTTGTGATAGAGAAATGTGCAAGTTTAGGTGTGCAAGCAGTTTTGTCTAAAGGTTGGGCAAATGGAGGAGAAGGAACTAAAAACTTAGCAACTGCGGTAGTTGATGTTGTAGAAAATAAAGCCACACAATTTAAACCGTTATATAATTGGGAATCTCCTGTAAAAGACAAAATTGAAACAATTGCCAAAGAAATTTACGGAGCAACTTCTGTAGAGTACGATAACAGAGCAAAATTAAATCTACGCAGAATTGATCGACTTGGCTTTAACAATTTTGCAATTTGTATGGCAAAAACACAAAAATCATTTTCAGACAATGCTGCTTTAATTGGTAGGCCAGAGAATTTTGTTGTTACCGTTCGCGAAATTGAAATTGCAGCAGGTGCACAATTTATAATCCCAATTTTAGGTAAAATGATGCGAATGCCAGGTTTACCGTCCAAACCTGCTTCCGAAGGAATGACAATAGATAATAATGGTGTAATTTCTGGATTGTCTTAA
- the secDF gene encoding protein translocase subunit SecDF produces MQNKGLIKVFAILFGLVSLYQLSFSFFTTNVENSAKAYSQEMAIEKTGRELATLEKKYLDSVANKDIIAGYTYNDIKDKEMNLGLDLKGGINAILQVSVKDILIGLSNDSKSVVFKKALANADEAQKDSQDNYLDLFFDAFEKEANGTIKLSDPGVFGTKALREKIDFKKTNAEVKPILQEEINSSINTTFEVLRSRIDQFGVAQPNIQRIGNSGRIQVELPGAKDIERVQKIITASAELQFWEVHTNAEVQNFFFEANAKVSELLKDTSVTEQAKDSTDTNSIDDLLGESADSTKVAQQESLFKYLQPMVAQNQQQISSLVANASVLDTAKVNTLLAMKDVRALLPANLKYTKFLWDYKSNTGTDGTEYIGLYAIKGNRNDVANIEGDVILDAAQVYDQLSKPEVSMTMNSVGSKKWAKLTGDNTGKFVAVVLDDYVYTAPSVPGAITGGRTSISGNMTVEDAEDIATVLKAGKLPAAARIIQSEVVGPSLGKESISASTWSFGLAILLVLVWMFLYYGKAGLYADIALLVNILFIFGVLASFNAVLTLPGIAGIILTIGMSVDANVIIFERIKEALYGGKGLKQSVEEGFSFKGALSAIIDANITTFLTGVILYVFGTGPIKGFALTLMVGILTSLFTAVFITRLFIDGAVARGSNLTFNTSISKGWFQNININFLRKRKIAYFISGAIILAGLVSIGTLGLKQGVDFKGGRSYVVRFDQTMNPTEVSNSLKDVFGTAPEVKTYGNDHQLKITTVYKIEEEGKNVDNDVQNALFTGLKSYLGDTTYEGFKPGFEKAGSGVMSYMKVEPTIADDIKQSAIWAVLGSLLVVFLYILLRFRKMSYSIGAVGAVFHDVLIVLGVFSIFYKIMPFDMEIGQSFIAAILTVVGYSLNDTVVIFDRIRDFVGGKKTVAESDVDRALSSTLGRTINTSLTTLLVMLAIFFFGGDSIRGFMFALIVGVVVGTYSSLFVATPLMFDTSKKEENKKN; encoded by the coding sequence ATGCAAAACAAAGGACTTATTAAAGTATTCGCTATCCTTTTTGGATTAGTTAGTTTATACCAATTATCATTTTCGTTTTTTACAACCAATGTAGAGAACAGCGCAAAAGCCTATTCTCAGGAAATGGCTATTGAAAAAACAGGTAGAGAACTTGCTACGCTAGAGAAAAAATATTTAGATAGTGTTGCTAACAAAGATATTATTGCGGGTTATACCTACAATGATATTAAAGACAAGGAAATGAACCTTGGGTTAGATTTAAAAGGTGGAATTAATGCCATTTTACAAGTATCTGTAAAGGATATCTTAATTGGTTTATCTAACGATTCTAAGAGTGTAGTATTTAAAAAGGCGTTAGCAAATGCTGATGAAGCTCAGAAAGATAGTCAAGATAACTACTTAGACTTATTTTTTGATGCTTTTGAAAAGGAAGCAAACGGAACTATAAAGCTAAGTGATCCTGGAGTTTTTGGAACAAAAGCTTTACGTGAAAAGATTGACTTTAAAAAAACAAATGCTGAAGTAAAGCCTATATTACAAGAAGAAATTAACAGTTCTATTAATACTACTTTTGAAGTATTACGTAGTAGAATTGATCAATTTGGTGTAGCACAACCAAACATACAACGTATTGGAAACTCTGGAAGAATTCAAGTTGAATTACCTGGAGCTAAAGACATAGAACGTGTTCAGAAAATAATTACTGCATCTGCAGAATTACAATTCTGGGAAGTACACACAAATGCAGAAGTACAAAACTTTTTCTTTGAAGCTAACGCAAAAGTAAGCGAGTTATTAAAAGATACTTCAGTTACTGAACAAGCTAAAGATTCTACAGATACAAATAGTATTGATGATCTTTTAGGTGAAAGTGCAGATTCTACAAAGGTTGCTCAACAAGAATCGTTGTTTAAGTATTTACAACCAATGGTTGCTCAAAACCAACAACAAATTAGCTCTTTAGTTGCTAACGCAAGTGTATTAGATACTGCTAAAGTGAATACTCTTTTAGCAATGAAAGACGTTAGAGCTTTATTACCTGCAAACTTAAAGTACACAAAATTCTTATGGGATTATAAATCTAATACAGGTACAGACGGAACTGAATACATTGGCTTATATGCTATTAAAGGTAACAGAAATGATGTTGCAAACATAGAAGGTGATGTTATTTTAGATGCTGCACAAGTTTACGATCAATTAAGTAAGCCTGAAGTTAGCATGACAATGAACAGTGTTGGCTCTAAGAAATGGGCAAAATTAACTGGTGATAATACTGGTAAATTTGTAGCTGTTGTTTTAGATGATTATGTATATACTGCACCATCTGTTCCTGGAGCTATTACTGGAGGTAGAACTTCTATTTCTGGTAATATGACTGTGGAAGATGCTGAAGATATTGCTACGGTTTTAAAAGCTGGTAAATTACCTGCTGCTGCAAGAATTATTCAATCGGAAGTTGTTGGACCATCTTTAGGTAAAGAATCTATTAGTGCAAGTACTTGGTCTTTTGGATTAGCAATTTTATTAGTATTAGTTTGGATGTTCTTATACTACGGTAAAGCTGGTTTATATGCTGATATTGCATTATTAGTAAATATCTTATTTATTTTTGGTGTTTTAGCTTCATTTAATGCGGTGTTAACATTACCTGGTATTGCTGGTATTATCTTAACAATTGGTATGTCTGTAGATGCAAACGTAATTATATTTGAAAGAATTAAAGAAGCGCTTTACGGAGGAAAAGGTTTAAAACAATCTGTAGAAGAAGGTTTTAGTTTTAAAGGAGCCTTATCTGCAATTATTGATGCAAATATTACTACTTTCTTAACAGGAGTTATTTTATATGTATTTGGTACAGGACCAATTAAAGGTTTTGCATTAACATTAATGGTTGGTATTTTAACATCTTTATTTACAGCAGTATTTATTACTCGCTTGTTTATTGATGGTGCTGTTGCAAGAGGAAGTAACTTAACGTTTAACACTTCAATTTCTAAAGGATGGTTCCAAAACATTAACATAAACTTCTTAAGAAAACGTAAGATTGCTTACTTTATTTCTGGTGCTATTATTTTAGCTGGTTTAGTTTCTATTGGAACTTTAGGATTAAAACAAGGAGTTGATTTTAAAGGAGGACGTTCTTATGTTGTTCGTTTTGACCAAACAATGAACCCAACAGAAGTTTCTAATTCATTAAAAGATGTATTTGGTACTGCTCCAGAAGTTAAAACTTATGGAAATGATCATCAATTAAAAATAACAACCGTTTATAAAATTGAAGAAGAAGGTAAAAATGTAGATAACGATGTTCAAAATGCATTGTTTACTGGATTAAAATCTTACTTAGGAGATACAACTTATGAAGGCTTTAAACCAGGTTTTGAAAAAGCTGGAAGCGGGGTTATGAGCTACATGAAAGTAGAACCAACTATTGCAGATGATATTAAACAATCTGCAATTTGGGCAGTTTTAGGATCATTATTAGTTGTTTTCTTATACATCTTATTACGTTTTAGAAAAATGTCTTATTCTATTGGAGCTGTTGGAGCTGTATTTCACGATGTATTAATCGTATTAGGAGTATTCTCAATATTCTATAAAATAATGCCATTTGATATGGAAATTGGACAATCATTTATTGCAGCTATATTAACTGTAGTTGGATATTCATTAAATGATACCGTAGTTATATTTGATAGAATTAGAGACTTTGTTGGTGGTAAGAAAACAGTTGCAGAAAGTGATGTTGATCGTGCATTAAGCTCTACTTTAGGAAGAACAATAAATACATCTTTAACAACATTATTAGTAATGTTAGCAATCTTTTTCTTTGGAGGAGATTCTATTAGAGGATTTATGTTTGCCTTAATTGTAGGTGTTGTTGTAGGTACATATTCATCATTATTTGTGGCGACTCCATTAATGTTCGACACTTCTAAAAAAGAAGAAAACAAAAAGAACTAA
- the mdh gene encoding malate dehydrogenase, translating to MKVTVVGAGAVGASCAEYIAIKNFASEVVLVDIKEGFAEGKAMDLMQTASLNGFDTKITGTTGDYTKTAGSDICVITSGIARKPGMSRDELLGINAGIVKMVSASLIEHSPNTIIIVVSNPMDTMTYLVHKTTGLPKNRIIGMGGALDSARFKYRLAEALGAPISDIDGMVIGGHSDKGMVPLTRLATRNSVPVSEFLSEERLDKVMQDTKVGGATLTGLLGTSAWYAPGAAVSGMVQAIACDTKKIFPCSALLDGEYGLSDLCIGVPVVLGKNGIENIVEINLSDAEKAHLSSSAEAVKNNNAALEL from the coding sequence ATGAAAGTAACAGTTGTTGGCGCAGGAGCCGTAGGTGCAAGTTGTGCAGAGTACATTGCCATTAAAAACTTCGCTTCAGAAGTTGTATTAGTAGATATTAAAGAAGGTTTTGCGGAAGGTAAAGCAATGGATTTAATGCAAACCGCTTCTTTAAACGGTTTTGACACTAAAATTACAGGAACTACTGGAGATTACACTAAAACTGCAGGTTCTGATATTTGTGTAATTACTTCTGGTATTGCTCGTAAACCAGGAATGTCTCGTGATGAGTTATTAGGAATAAACGCAGGTATTGTAAAAATGGTTTCTGCAAGCTTAATTGAACACTCTCCAAACACAATTATTATCGTTGTTTCTAATCCAATGGATACAATGACGTATTTAGTTCATAAAACAACTGGATTACCAAAAAACAGAATTATTGGAATGGGTGGAGCATTAGATTCTGCTCGTTTTAAATATAGATTAGCCGAAGCTTTAGGAGCTCCGATTTCTGATATTGACGGAATGGTTATTGGTGGACACTCAGATAAAGGAATGGTTCCTTTAACTAGATTAGCTACACGTAACTCTGTACCAGTTTCAGAATTTTTATCTGAAGAAAGGTTAGACAAAGTTATGCAAGACACTAAAGTTGGTGGAGCAACATTAACTGGTTTACTAGGAACTTCTGCTTGGTACGCACCAGGTGCTGCAGTTTCTGGAATGGTACAAGCAATTGCTTGTGACACTAAAAAGATTTTTCCTTGTTCTGCATTATTAGATGGAGAATACGGTTTATCTGATTTATGTATTGGAGTACCTGTTGTATTAGGAAAAAACGGAATTGAAAATATCGTTGAAATTAATTTATCTGACGCTGAAAAAGCGCATTTAAGTTCTTCTGCAGAAGCGGTTAAAAATAACAACGCTGCGTTAGAATTATAA